A single genomic interval of Leptospira montravelensis harbors:
- a CDS encoding MBL fold metallo-hydrolase, giving the protein MKKQITLIFRCKSVKLNFVLLLQKSTPKLLIGFFYLFISSCSFHNTYIADHLIKKQIVKNTSEHSERNWLSDGKIHLITIGTGSPRADEKRMQTSTAIITDGNFLIFDAGSGTSIAAERQHLPMDQMNAIFITHFHSDHIADVPMMVNSSWRLGRKHNLPVLGPEGTIKVVDGINQFMSFDATYRHKNGDGNSSISFAKAIGKEIPTPNEKVKSLLFEGLNGLKVYCFTVSHSPVEPAFGYLIQHKGKSIVISGDTRKSENLEYFSENADILVHEAINKQILKKFLEVTVQYPDDTSMQIAATTAVRVMDYHSSPLDAAEIAQKANVKTLVYTHITPTLGPFLARTFITVPMFLEGVSNVYKGEVIIADDGFHYELNTR; this is encoded by the coding sequence ATGAAAAAACAAATAACTTTAATTTTTCGGTGTAAAAGTGTTAAATTAAATTTCGTGTTATTGCTTCAAAAATCTACACCTAAACTTTTAATCGGATTTTTCTATTTATTCATTAGCTCCTGTTCCTTTCATAATACTTATATCGCAGATCATTTGATTAAAAAACAAATCGTCAAAAATACTTCCGAACACAGCGAAAGAAATTGGCTTTCCGACGGAAAAATTCATCTCATCACGATTGGAACAGGTTCTCCTCGAGCGGATGAAAAAAGAATGCAAACTTCAACTGCAATCATCACCGATGGAAATTTTTTGATTTTTGATGCAGGATCAGGCACTTCCATTGCTGCCGAAAGACAACATCTGCCTATGGATCAGATGAATGCAATTTTTATAACACATTTTCATTCCGATCATATTGCCGATGTCCCGATGATGGTCAATAGTAGTTGGAGATTAGGAAGGAAACACAATCTCCCTGTTTTAGGTCCAGAAGGAACGATTAAAGTTGTAGATGGTATCAATCAATTTATGTCCTTTGATGCAACATATCGCCATAAAAATGGAGATGGAAACTCTTCAATTTCATTTGCAAAAGCAATCGGAAAAGAAATTCCAACCCCTAACGAGAAAGTAAAATCATTGTTATTCGAAGGTTTAAATGGATTAAAAGTATATTGTTTTACCGTATCACATTCTCCAGTCGAACCTGCGTTTGGTTATTTGATCCAACACAAGGGGAAATCAATTGTTATCAGTGGTGATACAAGAAAAAGTGAAAATCTTGAATACTTCTCAGAAAATGCCGACATCCTTGTTCACGAGGCTATAAATAAACAAATTTTAAAAAAATTTCTAGAAGTCACAGTCCAATATCCAGATGATACTTCGATGCAAATTGCAGCTACAACGGCAGTCCGTGTTATGGATTATCATTCCTCTCCGTTAGATGCAGCTGAGATAGCTCAGAAAGCAAATGTCAAAACATTAGTTTATACCCATATCACTCCTACACTCGGACCTTTTCTTGCAAGAACCTTCATTACTGTTCCAATGTTTCTAGAAGGAGTTTCTAATGTTTACAAAGGTGAAGTGATTATAGCGGATGATGGATTCCATTATGAACTGAACACACGCTAA
- a CDS encoding DUF1993 domain-containing protein → MIFEISVQSFKRGLGNLIKILEKAEIHSETKKFPFENLLNARLFPDQFPLTKQIQIACDTAKLCVARITAKDAPVHEDSETTLAELKTRIGSVIQYLETYKAEDFKSVSEIKVSQPRWEGKYLTGFEYLTHHAIPNFYFHITTAYAILRHNGVEIGKKDYLGEMPFKK, encoded by the coding sequence ATTATTTTTGAAATCTCTGTCCAATCGTTTAAAAGAGGACTTGGAAATTTAATTAAAATTTTAGAAAAAGCAGAAATCCATTCGGAAACAAAAAAGTTTCCTTTTGAGAATTTACTGAATGCAAGACTATTCCCAGACCAATTCCCATTAACTAAACAAATCCAAATTGCCTGTGATACTGCCAAACTTTGTGTGGCACGTATTACAGCAAAAGATGCGCCCGTTCATGAAGATTCAGAAACAACTTTAGCGGAACTAAAAACTCGAATTGGTTCTGTGATCCAATATTTAGAAACCTATAAGGCAGAAGATTTTAAATCTGTTTCCGAAATCAAAGTATCCCAACCAAGATGGGAAGGAAAATATTTGACTGGTTTTGAATATCTTACCCATCACGCAATCCCAAACTTTTACTTCCACATAACAACTGCCTATGCGATCCTTAGACACAATGGAGTTGAAATTGGCAAAAAAGATTATTTGGGTGAGATGCCATTTAAGAAATAA